The following are encoded together in the Marmota flaviventris isolate mMarFla1 chromosome 18, mMarFla1.hap1, whole genome shotgun sequence genome:
- the Cox6b2 gene encoding cytochrome c oxidase subunit 6B2 yields the protein MGSGTGCGQSPTEPPPAPQEVSPQRILDVETQKPPRGKWTTPPFDPRFPNQNQTRNCYQNFLDYHRCLKNTSRRGKSTEPCLYYFRVYRSLCPISWVQRWNEQIRQGTFPGKI from the exons ATGGGCTCAGGAACTGGGTGCGGTCAGAGCCCCACGGAACCCCCTCCTGCCCCGCAGGAGGTAAGTCCTCAGAGGATACTGGACGTTGAAACCCAGAAGCCCCCCAGGGGGAAATGGACGACTCCGCCCTTCGACCCGCGCTTCCCCAACCAGAACCAGACCCGTAACTGCTACCAGAACTTCCTGG ACTACCACCGCTGCCTCAAGAACACGAGCCGCCGCGGGAAGAGCACCGAGCCCTGCCTGTACTATTTCCGCGTGTACCGCTCGCTGTGCCCCATCAGCTGG GTGCAGCGCTGGAACGAGCAGATCAGGCAAGGGACTTTCCCAGGCAAAATCTGA